The following coding sequences are from one Phycisphaerales bacterium window:
- a CDS encoding DUF6677 family protein produces MKTDSTNEPRFPALLAAVLLPGLGHVVAGERLRGLFVAVGILGLFFGGMLVGGIDTIDRKDNGVWFIGQALVGPLAFGVDYLHQEKFKAYDPSIMGAATLAQVKNARKRSGYPDEQMQDAEVSTNQGRFKVKVWGKAPPGGGPPNATSVGKVNELGTLFSTIAGMLNLIAIIDAGFPGRPRKQRKEGEPGPADKGVDKVLTGADVASTVGGGQ; encoded by the coding sequence ATGAAGACCGATTCAACCAACGAGCCCAGGTTCCCCGCCCTCCTCGCGGCGGTCCTCCTCCCGGGCCTGGGCCACGTCGTCGCCGGCGAACGTCTCCGCGGGCTGTTCGTCGCGGTCGGCATCCTCGGCCTTTTCTTCGGCGGCATGCTCGTCGGGGGCATCGACACCATCGACCGCAAGGACAACGGCGTCTGGTTCATCGGGCAGGCCCTGGTCGGCCCCCTCGCCTTCGGCGTGGACTACCTCCACCAGGAAAAGTTCAAGGCCTACGACCCGTCGATCATGGGGGCGGCCACCCTCGCGCAGGTCAAGAACGCCCGCAAGCGCTCCGGGTATCCGGATGAGCAGATGCAGGACGCCGAGGTCTCCACCAACCAGGGGCGCTTCAAGGTGAAGGTGTGGGGAAAGGCGCCCCCCGGCGGCGGCCCGCCCAACGCCACCAGCGTCGGCAAGGTCAACGAGCTCGGAACGCTGTTCTCGACCATCGCGGGCATGCTCAACCTCATCGCGATCATCGATGCGGGCTTCCCGGGGCGGCCCAGGAAGCAGCGGAAGGAAGGGGAGCCGGGCCCGGCAGACAAGGGCGTGGACAAGGTGCTGACCGGCGCTGACGTCGCCTCGACGGTCGGGGGTGGCCAGTGA